In Dermochelys coriacea isolate rDerCor1 chromosome 16, rDerCor1.pri.v4, whole genome shotgun sequence, one genomic interval encodes:
- the SLC31A2 gene encoding probable low affinity copper uptake protein 2 isoform X2 — translation MYFYFSDKVVLLFDFWNVHTPAGMVLSVLVVLLLTVLYEAIKISKTKLLRRLILAIPTTLSQESCREPETESINSNLGQQNTTSERWFLYHISQSLLHVVQVVIGYLVMLMVMSYNTWIFLGVIVGSALGYYVSHLVFIVR, via the exons ATGTATTTCTACTTCTCGGACAAGGTGGTACTTTTGTTTGACTTCTGGAATGTCCACACCCCTGCAG GGATGGTGCTCTCGGTGCTGGTGGTTCTGCTGCTAACAGTGTTGTACGAAGCCATCAAGATCAGCAAAACCAAACTCCTTCGCCGGTTGATACTGGCCATCCCCACCACCCTCAGTCAGGAGTCATGCAGGGAGCCGGAGACGGAGTCCATCAACTCAAACTTGGGTCAGCAAAACACCACCTCAGAAAG GTGGTTTCTTTACCACATCAGCCAGAGCCTGCTCCACGTGGTCCAGGTGGTGATCGGTTACCTGGTGATGCTGATGGTGATGTCCTACAACACTTGGATCTTCCTGGGGGTGATCGTGGGTTCCGCCCTGGGTTACTATGTGTCTCATCTGGTGTTCATCGTGAGGTAG
- the SLC31A2 gene encoding probable low affinity copper uptake protein 2 isoform X1, protein MMQMYFYFSDKVVLLFDFWNVHTPAGMVLSVLVVLLLTVLYEAIKISKTKLLRRLILAIPTTLSQESCREPETESINSNLGQQNTTSERWFLYHISQSLLHVVQVVIGYLVMLMVMSYNTWIFLGVIVGSALGYYVSHLVFIVR, encoded by the exons ATGTATTTCTACTTCTCGGACAAGGTGGTACTTTTGTTTGACTTCTGGAATGTCCACACCCCTGCAG GGATGGTGCTCTCGGTGCTGGTGGTTCTGCTGCTAACAGTGTTGTACGAAGCCATCAAGATCAGCAAAACCAAACTCCTTCGCCGGTTGATACTGGCCATCCCCACCACCCTCAGTCAGGAGTCATGCAGGGAGCCGGAGACGGAGTCCATCAACTCAAACTTGGGTCAGCAAAACACCACCTCAGAAAG GTGGTTTCTTTACCACATCAGCCAGAGCCTGCTCCACGTGGTCCAGGTGGTGATCGGTTACCTGGTGATGCTGATGGTGATGTCCTACAACACTTGGATCTTCCTGGGGGTGATCGTGGGTTCCGCCCTGGGTTACTATGTGTCTCATCTGGTGTTCATCGTGAGGTAG